The Phycisphaerae bacterium region CATCGAGTTGATCGCCAAAGAGGTCTACGGGGCCAAGGGCGTGACGTATTCCGATCAGGCGCTGGAGAAGGCCAAGGCGTTCGAGGCCGACCCGGCGTCGCGGAAGCTGGGCACCTGCATGGTCAAGACGCACCTGTCGCTCTCGCACGATCCGGACATCAAGGGCCGGCCGCGGGATTGGGAGCTGCCGATCCGCGACATCCTGGTCTACCACGGCGCGGGTTTCGTCGTGCCGGTGGCGGGCGATATCAAGCTGATGCCGGGCACAGCGTCGGACCCGGCGTTCCGGCACATCGACGTGGACGTCAAGACGGGCAAGGTGCAGGGGCTGTTCTAGGCAAAGCGCCTGTCAGCGTCAAAGCCCCCTGCTCTCTCACGGTCACGGCTCTGTTCAGAGTCGCGTCAGTGGGAGTGGGCGTGGGCGTGAAGCTGCTTGCCGGTGGTGCCGGCGGCGAGTTCGGCGTGCAGGACCCCCTTCTCACGGGCCATGCGGTCGGCCAGCGACCTGATCTCGTGGGCCTTGCCGCGGACCATGATCATCTCGGCGCAGAGGTGTTCGTCGAGGTGAACATGGGTGGTGGCCAGGACCTTGCCGGCAAACTGGTGCTGTTGAGCGGTGAGGCGTTCGGTCAGGCCGCGGGCGTGATGGTCGTAGATCAGGGAGATCGTGCCGATCAGGACCTGGTCGCGGTCCCACTCCTGCTCGACGATCCGGTGGCGGATCAGATCGCGGACGAACTCCGAGCGGTTGCCGTACTGGCTCTGCGAGGTGAGCTTCTCCAAGCGGTCGAAGAGCGGTTTTTCGAGCGAGACGGTAAAGCGGACCACGTCGGACATGGCAACTCCTTTCGACGGCGACGGGCTTCGATCCCACAAGCCATTTTAGAG contains the following coding sequences:
- the nikR gene encoding nickel-responsive transcriptional regulator NikR, whose amino-acid sequence is MSDVVRFTVSLEKPLFDRLEKLTSQSQYGNRSEFVRDLIRHRIVEQEWDRDQVLIGTISLIYDHHARGLTERLTAQQHQFAGKVLATTHVHLDEHLCAEMIMVRGKAHEIRSLADRMAREKGVLHAELAAGTTGKQLHAHAHSH